A region from the Hydra vulgaris chromosome 10, alternate assembly HydraT2T_AEP genome encodes:
- the LOC136086248 gene encoding 52 kDa repressor of the inhibitor of the protein kinase-like: MNSSTYLPVLLEINSSPVSKEDIVIREPFLGYIEIHAKDAATLKTVITEKLESDNLPLAGCRSQCYDNAAVMTGHISGLQQQICDRNPRALFVNCDNHSLNLVGVHAAKVDPIVITFFGTVESTFLFFSHSTLRWEQLKNAVKITVKRKAETRWNTKAEAVKAISEGITEQVELLESLSDNISQTMDTRNEAGTLFQNILKFNFIVLLHFWNNILGKVDPGHKRLQDPTINFKDAAFNMEMLKNYLKEFRDHLCQNAIKYSKRRCIEWGIEVERKFR, encoded by the exons ATGAATTCATCAACCTACTTGCCTGTACTGTTAGAGATAAATTCTTCACCAGTATCAAAAGAA GATATTGTGATCAGAGAGCCATTTCTTGGATACATTGAAATCCATGCCAAAGATGCAGCAACTCTTAAAACTGTTATTACTGAGAAACTTGAATCGGACAACCTACCACTGGCAGGTTGTAGATCCCAATGTTACGACAACGCTGCTGTGATGACAGGACATATCTCTGGGCTTCAACAACAAATATGTGACCGAAATCCTCGAGCATTGTTTGTGAATTGTGATAACCATAGTTTGAACTTGGTTGGAGTTCATGCTGCTAAAGTAGATCCTATAGTCATAACATTTTTTGGAACAGTTGAAagcacttttctgtttttttctcATTCAACTCTGCGATgggaacaattaaaaaatgctgTTAAGATCACTGTTAAACGGAAAGCAGAAACCAGATGGAATACAAAAGCAGAAGCTGTTAAAGCAATTTCTGAAGGAATTACTGAACAGGTTGAACTTCTTGAGAGTCTTTCAGATAACATAAGCCAGACAATGGATACAAGAAATGAAGCTGgaactttatttcaaaatattctgaaatttaatttcattgttttacTTCATTTCTGGAACAACATTCTTGGAAAAGTAGACCCCGGTCATAAACGACTACAAGATCCcacaataaactttaaagatgcAGCATTTAATatggaaatgttaaaaaattatcttaaagaATTTCGTGATCATTTGTGCCAAAATGCAATTAAGTATAGCAAACGCAGATGTATAGAATGGGGAATTGAAGTTGAGAGGAAATTCAGGTGA